GAAACAGTATCTAAAGAAATATCTTGAAAATTATCTGTTGAATTTGTTGTACTGTTCGTATTATTTACACATCTATAAAGTTTTCCTGTATTTCTATCTAAATAAAATTTACCTTTTGTTTTTTGCCCTGAATCTTGTATAAATGTTGCATTAATTTCATTTCCAACAATACCTTTAAATTTGTTTTCTATGATAGGATATTTATTTCCTTCAAGCACTGTTCCAGCTTCTATTCCAAAGTCTTTGTTAAATGCAGATTTTTTTTCTATTACATTTTCCTTTTTGTTTAATTCATTATCAAAATAATCTTTAGTTATGTATAAATCTTTACCATCATTCCTTACTGTAAGCACACTTTCAGAAGTTGCTATCAGATTCACAGCTATATCAAATCTTACAGGTCCATTACTCTCAGGAGGTAAATAACTTGTCTCTTCTCCATCATTTATATAGTAATAAAGGATCTCACTATCTCCATCACTAACATAAATACCTGTTTCACGTGGATAATATCCTTGTTCTAGCTTTACATTATCTAACTGTGTTATTATTTTTACTGCATCATCATGTTGTTCTATTTTTAATATGCTTTTCTCTGCCTTTATCGACTTTATATCAGTAAAAGTCATAGGATTATCTTTTTCATCTAAATTTCCATTTCCAAATTTAATCTTTGCAAAAGTAATTGGTGTTTTATTAGCTGTTACTTTTGCAAGATATTCTCTACCAACTTTAGTAAGTCCATTAAATTTCATTCTTAATACCTCCAATTATCTGTTTATAAGCAATTATGTTTATATAGCTATTTAGATTTTTATCAGCTGGTGCTTCAATTATATCTTTATGAACTGCAATCTCCTTATATCCAACTATTGTTTGTAATTTAGGATCAGCATCTATTGTTATATTTATAACTTCTAAAACACTTCTAACATTTTTTATTCTTTCAAGTGCACTTACAATTTTAAGTGCCCAAGCAGTATCAATATATCCTGTATTACTAATAACTCTAAAAGTATAAGGATCTCCTCCACATTCCCACCATTCACAAAGTTTTACATTATAACCAAGTTTATTTACCTCTGTTTCAACAGCTTTTCTTGTTCCTTTTTTACTATGTGCCCAATAGGCAGCTTTTATTAATTGTATTTTTCTTTCTTTTGGAAACTTTTCATCCCAGTTATCAATCGAAAATTGTTCTGCTAGAGTATCGAGAATAAAATCAGACTGGCTCTCTAGATTCTTTAGTATTGCTAAATTAGGAATAATAGACACAACATTGTTTTTTAAGCACTCTTCAAATTCTTTAGCTAAGTACTTCAAATTTTTGTATTTTTCTAAATTTTGTGGAAATACAATTTGATAATCTGTATCTTCTAATTTATACTTACTCATCCTCTACTCCTTGATATGAAATATTTTTGCTACTTATTTTTGCTACCTTTGTTCTGTCTATTCTTTTTAATGTTGGCTCTGCAATCTCAACTCTTTTAGCTCCAGCAGATATTAATAATTGTATCAATTTATCTGGATTAATATCCCTTCCCAACTTTTCTGATTGCCATAATACATAAGTATTTACAGCATCTGTTATATTATTAGTAACTTCTGTTATGTTATCCCCTTTTCTCGCCCACCATTTTATGTTTATGCTATAAGTTTCTTCTATTGGAGCTTTAACAACTACTTTATCAGTAAAAGGTCTAATTTCATCATCTAGATTTTTTGAAATAGTTTCTAAAACTTGTTGCTCTGGTATTTTTCCACTTTTCAATAATGGAATTATATTAACTGTTCCTGGTGTTTTTTCTTCTGTATATACATTTACATCAATTATATCTGTATTAGCTGTCATTACATAATATTCATATGCACTTTTAGGCCCAGCAGTACTAAAAGCAGTTGGTCTTAGTTTTATTCTTTTCCTTAATTCGTTATCATTCTCCATTTCCAATCCACCAGAAGTTGCTTCAATATTTTCAACTTTCATTAAAAAAGGTATATCATCAACTAAAGTATTTATTTTACCTGGTAAAATATCATTTCCTATCTTACCTGGAGAAACACATGTTGCAATACCTATTACTTCTCTTTTCCCAATTGCAAGTTCTATATTATTATCTAGAGCGAAATAAACATTTCCATCTGAAGTTTTATTTCCTGCAGGTATAGTTATTACTTCTGAAAAGATTTTAGAAAATGTATATTTTATTTTAGTTTTTGCTCCTTTAGGTTGTACCCTTCTAACTCCAACTAATTCTCCTATTGCATCTAAATATTCACCCTCAGAAAATCTTAAAAGATTCATATTTGCAGTATAATTTATTTCATTTTCTAATAATCTAATTATGTAACTAACCCAATTTATATAGTCATTTATTGGATCTCCTTCAGAGACTTTTAGATTCATTACTTCTTCATAACCTGTTTTTAGTTTTTGTTGTATTTCAGTTACATTTACATCAATAAATTTAAACATTTATATCACCCTTTATCTTCAAAATAATATTAGATGGGGATGAGTTCTCAATAAGTATTTTCTTTATGCTAAATCTTGGTTCCTCACGTTCAATTTCTTCAACTACATCTGCAGTTAATTGTGCAATCTTTATATTATCAGGCTTATCAATTATGTTATAATCAATTCCTTTTTGTCTTGCTAATACAACATTACCTTTTATTCTATTTATTGCATTTTCTATATTTTGTTCTATTTCTTCATAAAGATTAGGTGTAAATTTATAGTCTTTTTTCTCACTAAAATCAAATATAAATTCCATTAGTTATACTCCTTTAATTCAACAGATAAATCAACACGTGTTACATTACCGAAAGCAGTAAACTGTTTATGTGTTTCATTTATACTTGCTATAACGTAATCTCCTAAGACTTCTCCTCCAATTATCAATTTAAACTTCTCTCCATCTGCAGCTTTTTCTTTTAGTTTATGTGCTTCTAATGCAGGATTAAGATTATATGCAGCACTTAAAATTATATTAAATTTTATATTTTCTAAATCTACTCCATCAAACTGCAACTTTGGTTTTTCTCCTATTACTTTATGTTCTATCCACCTGTAATTAGAACTTTTAGTTAAATTATTAAAAGTTCTAACAAAAAAAGAACTACAAGCAAATATTGTTTTACCTAAACTTCCTACAACCATTTTTATCACCTTTATTCTGGCGGTCCTGAAACATCATTTCCAGCTTTAACCCCTTTTGTTTTATGCTTTTTAAGAGATATATTTCCAGCTATTACATCTTCACTTGCAGATACAGCTCCTTGGACATTTACAGGGCCTTTTATATTAGTTTTAGCTGTTATATTTACTTCATCTGCTATCACATTTAGAGATCTACACTTTATTTTTATCTCATTCTTACAATTTATACTTAATGTTGAGTTACTTTCATCATATTCAATTTGTGTACCATCTGGGTATAATGTTATATGCTTTCCCTTTGCTGCATCATCCATTATAATTTCTGTATCATCATATCCAGAGCCGAGGTAATATCCTCGGCCTGTTTCTGTTATCAAGCATAATCCATTTTCTCCAATCTCAGGCATCGAATAATGTTTTGTCCCTTTGTTTCTACCTTGAAATACAATAAGCTCAGGTGTAGTGATTCCAAGATCATTATAAACAGCTTTTACAGTTCCTTTTTTATGATTTACTACTGAAACAGTAGCAAACCTAATTTCTGTCATCATTATCACTCTCCTCAACTCTTTGTAATTCTAAATTAAGATTATATGTGGTTAAATCAGTTGAAATTTTAGTAATCATATACTTTCCATTAAAGATACCAAAAGATAATAATTCTATGCAATCACCGACTGATAACACTTTTTCTTTTCCAATCATTTGTATATTAGCCCTTATAGAGTTTTTATTTTTATTTCGTAAAGCTTTTTCAGCTATTTTTCCTAGATACTCTCTTACTTTGCTTTTATCTTTTCCTGGAATAGCTTTATCTTCATTTATAAGCAATACTCTTTTTGTATTTCTTTTATATCCTGATCTTTGCTTAGAAAAAAAAGTTGCTTCCATTTTCTTTCCTGAAGAATCAGTATAAGTTATTTTGCATCCAGCATATGTATCTGTATCATCAATCTCTAAGTTATAATTTTCTATATCATCTCTTGTAATCAATAATTTACTCTCTTTTTTTTCATATACAGTTTCTTCAAAAACTATTAACTTATTATTGTACAGTTTTATTACAACACCAATTTCTTCTCCTAGTCTTTTTAAAAAATTAAAATTTGACTCTAATTTTTGCTCTACTCGTATGTAATTTCTTTCAAATTTACAATCATAAATAAGATCCAATTTACTTTGTTTTGCAATATCTTCTACAATTTTCTTGAAACTTACGGATTCCCAAACATGATTTTTTTTATCATCCATTATATTTGTTGTTACATTTACTGATAATGCAGAAATACTCACTATATCAGGAATACCGCTATATGAAACTTTATCAATATAAAAAGTTCCAACAGGAATATTTATTACCCTATCTTCTATTTCCCAGTTAAAAAGATAAACATTTACCTTTAATTTATCTCCTTTTAACGGATTCCATGAATTCATCCATAATCTTTTTCGATTTTGGATCGTTAAGTTTAAACTATCAAATTCATTTATAGAATCTGAATAATCAAATGAAATAATATCTTTTGATATATCATTTGTTATATCTTTTCCCTCATAAATAACTTGTATTTTTAAATATCTTGTATTTTTCATTTATCATCTTCTCCAAGGTGCAATATCAAACTGTTCTGATAAATCTGTTGGAGTATATTTGATTGTCATTCCAGCATTGAAAATAATTACCCCATGATATTGTGGATTTAGTTCCATTAATTTATCAAAATAAAGAGAATTATTATATAATTTATATGCAATGCTATCCCATGTATCACCTAATACTGTTATATATTTATCTTCCATATCCTTTTCTAAAATTTTCTCTTTCATATTTTTTCATACACTCCTCAAAATGCTTATAGAAGTCATATTTATCCTTTGTTAAAATGCTTTGGAGCTCCTCTTTGTTCTGTGCATTTATAACAGGTGCATAATTAATATTTATTGTTCCTGGAGCTGAATCAGAAGATTTTAATCCAAGTAATTTACCTGTTTGTTCCCAAAGATTTAAACTTCTAACACTTCCATCATGTGGAATTATACTTTCTGGATAATTCCCTTCTCCTACCATTGCTAGTGTAGGACCATTTACAATCCCACCATTAGCAAAACCAGGGATTTTATCTTTTACCCAGTTAATACCGCTGCTTATTTTTCCACCTATATTAAAGTCTTTAACTTCATTATAAATGTCAATTATACCACTGAATTTATCTTTAAGAGATTGTATCTTTTCATCTAACCAATCAAAAGGGATCCTTAAAATATTCATAGTCTTTTCTTTAAATACATCCCAATTTTCAATACTTGATGTTACAAAATCAATTAATTTATCTTTTAATTCTATTGCTTTGACTTTTATATCATCAAAATTTTTATAAAGTAATTGTCCTGCTTTAAAAATAGAACCTAATGGACCTAATAAATACCAATATTTATCGGCTAA
The genomic region above belongs to Fusobacterium sp. DD2 and contains:
- a CDS encoding phage baseplate assembly protein V, producing MMTEIRFATVSVVNHKKGTVKAVYNDLGITTPELIVFQGRNKGTKHYSMPEIGENGLCLITETGRGYYLGSGYDDTEIIMDDAAKGKHITLYPDGTQIEYDESNSTLSINCKNEIKIKCRSLNVIADEVNITAKTNIKGPVNVQGAVSASEDVIAGNISLKKHKTKGVKAGNDVSGPPE
- a CDS encoding phage tail protein I; the encoded protein is MSKYKLEDTDYQIVFPQNLEKYKNLKYLAKEFEECLKNNVVSIIPNLAILKNLESQSDFILDTLAEQFSIDNWDEKFPKERKIQLIKAAYWAHSKKGTRKAVETEVNKLGYNVKLCEWWECGGDPYTFRVISNTGYIDTAWALKIVSALERIKNVRSVLEVINITIDADPKLQTIVGYKEIAVHKDIIEAPADKNLNSYINIIAYKQIIGGIKNEI
- a CDS encoding phage tail protein gives rise to the protein MKFNGLTKVGREYLAKVTANKTPITFAKIKFGNGNLDEKDNPMTFTDIKSIKAEKSILKIEQHDDAVKIITQLDNVKLEQGYYPRETGIYVSDGDSEILYYYINDGEETSYLPPESNGPVRFDIAVNLIATSESVLTVRNDGKDLYITKDYFDNELNKKENVIEKKSAFNKDFGIEAGTVLEGNKYPIIENKFKGIVGNEINATFIQDSGQKTKGKFYLDRNTGKLYRCVNNTNSTTNSTDNFQDISLDTVS
- a CDS encoding late control protein D produces the protein MKNTRYLKIQVIYEGKDITNDISKDIISFDYSDSINEFDSLNLTIQNRKRLWMNSWNPLKGDKLKVNVYLFNWEIEDRVINIPVGTFYIDKVSYSGIPDIVSISALSVNVTTNIMDDKKNHVWESVSFKKIVEDIAKQSKLDLIYDCKFERNYIRVEQKLESNFNFLKRLGEEIGVVIKLYNNKLIVFEETVYEKKESKLLITRDDIENYNLEIDDTDTYAGCKITYTDSSGKKMEATFFSKQRSGYKRNTKRVLLINEDKAIPGKDKSKVREYLGKIAEKALRNKNKNSIRANIQMIGKEKVLSVGDCIELLSFGIFNGKYMITKISTDLTTYNLNLELQRVEESDNDDRN
- a CDS encoding phage tail protein; protein product: MVVGSLGKTIFACSSFFVRTFNNLTKSSNYRWIEHKVIGEKPKLQFDGVDLENIKFNIILSAAYNLNPALEAHKLKEKAADGEKFKLIIGGEVLGDYVIASINETHKQFTAFGNVTRVDLSVELKEYN
- a CDS encoding baseplate J/gp47 family protein gives rise to the protein MFKFIDVNVTEIQQKLKTGYEEVMNLKVSEGDPINDYINWVSYIIRLLENEINYTANMNLLRFSEGEYLDAIGELVGVRRVQPKGAKTKIKYTFSKIFSEVITIPAGNKTSDGNVYFALDNNIELAIGKREVIGIATCVSPGKIGNDILPGKINTLVDDIPFLMKVENIEATSGGLEMENDNELRKRIKLRPTAFSTAGPKSAYEYYVMTANTDIIDVNVYTEEKTPGTVNIIPLLKSGKIPEQQVLETISKNLDDEIRPFTDKVVVKAPIEETYSINIKWWARKGDNITEVTNNITDAVNTYVLWQSEKLGRDINPDKLIQLLISAGAKRVEIAEPTLKRIDRTKVAKISSKNISYQGVEDE